The Anaerolineales bacterium genomic sequence CGTAACCGTTGTCACCCCAATTTTTCCCCACACGGATTTTCCAGGTCTTCTTCGAGTAGGCCTGCAGGGATTCGTCCACCCAGGCGGCCGGGACGATTTGCTCCCCGTTGTATTTTCCATCGTTGAGGTACATCAGGCCGAACTTGGCCATGTCGGTGGAAGATAGATCGAGATCCGAAAAGCCCAGGTAGTTGCCGTCCCAATCCCGCTGCCAGAACCCCGGCTCGATTCCGAGCGGATCGAAGAGATGCTCCTGGGCAAAAGATTTAAGGTCGGTCTCGCAGGCGCGGGCCACGATGATGCCAAGAATGTGGGGGCTCAGGTTGCTGTATTCAGAGTCGGAACCCGGATCGCGAACGAGGGGGACATGGACGAGGGTGTCGGTATGAAAGCCGGTCACGAGCAGATCGAACAATTCCGGGGTCGATTCTTCCCAGGGAAAGCCGGCCCGCATCTGCAGCAGCTGCCGGATGGTGATCTCGTTCTTGCGTGGATCGGTAATCTGACTCTTCAATTCCGGGAAGAAATCCATCATCTTCTGGTCGACGCTCTCGATGCACCCTTCTTCGATGGCGATGCCCACCAGCGCCGAGGTGATACCGGGATGTCGGCGCGTAGTCCACGGCGTCGAGTTCGGCACGGCTCGGCCCGCATCCGACGAGGACGGAAAGGATGACGACCATGCTTGTAATCGTGAGCAGCAAATACCTGCGCGGGTGAGAAAATACCATCGCAACTCCTCCTGAGGTTTATTGAAGTGTACCATTTCCCCTGTACATGACTGCTGCCGGTTTCGAGTCTTCGGAGATCCGGCATTACAGGCCATCGATCGCCCGCCCGGTTTGAATGGGCCGGTTTCCGGTTTCCCTTTAGGGCTCAACCGTCGATAGACGAGCTCAGCCGGTCGGGGGGAAAAGACTCAAGTCGTCCGCAATGCCCGCCGCCGAAGGTCAACTCCACATTCCCTGTGTTTTCGATACAGGAGCGCGATGTAGGTGCAATCGAAGAACAATATCGCGAGGAAGAGGAAGTTCAGCAGCGGAGACGATGGATCGAAAATGTGAAAGAGGATGGATGCCAGCAGCGTCCCCAACATCTTGAAAACCGCAACATACATCGATTGGCCCTTCACGTCTGCTCGTCGAAACAACATCACGTTGAACAGGATCGACATCATCAGATTCTGCCCGAAGGCTGCATACTTCCCTTCCCAGTCCTGGAATTCAAGCGTTACGGACAACACGGCGCCAAAGGCCGCAGCGATCCCGATGACGAAGGCCGGGTAGAACCATTTCCCCAGGAAGCCGCCAAAGGCTGCCGGTCCGAATCGAAGCGCTTGATAAAGAATGATCAGATCGAAGACGAACCAGGTGATGTTGATGTAGATTTGCGGGCTGCTCTGCGGCAGGATGAAGGCGAAG encodes the following:
- a CDS encoding serine hydrolase, which gives rise to MPNSTPWTTRRHPGITSALVGIAIEEGCIESVDQKMMDFFPELKSQITDPRKNEITIRQLLQMRAGFPWEESTPELFDLLVTGFHTDTLVHVPLVRDPGSDSEYSNLSPHILGIIVARACETDLKSFAQEHLFDPLGIEPGFWQRDWDGNYLGFSDLDLSSTDMAKFGLMYLNDGKYNGEQIVPAAWVDESLQAYSKKTWKIRVGKNWGDNGYGYLWWSIKAGDYRYNLAWGHGGQQIAIVRDLDMLIVALVDPLHIQWGDKPWRKEKANLNLVADFVASLPGK